One region of Camelina sativa cultivar DH55 chromosome 6, Cs, whole genome shotgun sequence genomic DNA includes:
- the LOC109133452 gene encoding DNA replication licensing factor MCM2: MDGEVFNNQPIIDKEDDDLFNENFMEDCVRMDQYDERGLDQIIVDLDAAEAVVDALENLLHDGHDNDNFFDEPEELEEEEDEEDLFNDTYFDDYRQMDGQGW; this comes from the coding sequence atggatggaGAAGTTTTCAACAATCAGCCAATTATTGATAAGGAAGACGATGATCTCTTCAACGAAAATTTTATGGAAGACTGCGTGCGAATGGATCAGTATGATGAGAGAGGTTTAGATCAGATTATAGTTGACCTTGACGCAGCTGAGGCTGTGGTAGATGCTCTTGAAAATCTACTCCATGATGGTCACGACAACGATAATTTCTTCGATGAACCTGAGGAgcttgaggaggaggaggatgaagaagatctCTTCAATGATACCTACTTCGATGATTATCGGCAGATGGATGGGCAAGGATGGTGA
- the LOC104793924 gene encoding mitochondrial inner membrane protein OXA1-like has product MSLVRCLSLRSVLRARHHRSSYSCLTHLHQTPREEEEEEITPSIRSYHSIIHQSSFINGGSALHLSRNHLSVFQSHPATVASDRFISTFRSSFPGSGDAVIDWLLQSAVSRAFELNNVADVLVSLDHLLTLLNSFTFSQWWVFIIVTSLLIRGITIPVMVDLLHSIARFFKSLGSDQGKALDKVNFKSPGVIMYTMLKKEFFGVKGSVIGQGIQVPVFWFSMGELRQNMVEILMSRLRGKMLSAELIKNGVLSRGRLVVVVGDGIGLEIQMFDLDFSLILKRRQISQSYV; this is encoded by the exons ATGTCACTGGTCCGTTGTTTATCCCTCAGGTCGGTGCTCAGAGCTCGACATCACCGATCCTCTTATTCATGTCTAACCCATCTTCACCAGACTCctcgtgaagaagaagaagaagaaattactCCATCAATCCGAAGTTACCACAGTATCATTCACCAGAGTTCGTTCATCAACGGTGGATCGGCTCTACATCTCTCTCGCAATCATCTCTCTGTTTTCCAATCTCATCCAGCTACGGTTGCGTCAGATCGATTCATCTCCACCTTCAGGAGCAGCTTCCCTGGTTCCGGTGACGCCGTCATAGACTGGTTGTTGCAATCTGCGGTTTCTAGGGCTTTTGAGTTAAACAACGTTGCTgatgttcttgtttctcttgATCACTTGCTTACGTTACTCAACTCTTTCACATTTTCTCAATG GTGGGTGTTTATCATCGTCACCTCGCTGTTGATTCGTGGGATCACAATTCCTGTTATGGTTGATCTTCTTCACAGTATTGCAAGGTTTTttaaa AGTCTTGGCTCGGACCAAGGAAAGGCTCTAGACAAGGTAAatt TTAAAAGTCCAGGAGTAATAATGTACACCATGTTGAAAAAAGA GTTTTTTGGAGTTAAAGGATCAGTCATTGGTCAGGGTATTCAAGTTCCTGTATTTTGGTTCTCCATGGGAGAGTTAAGACAAAACATGGTTGAGATTCTTATGTCGCGTCTTCGGGGTAAGATGTTGTCAGCGGAACTGATCAAGAACGGGGTCTTAAGCAGAGGACGCTTAGTGGTGGTTGTTGGCGATGGAATCGGCCTAGAGATCCAAATGTTCGATCTTGATTTCTCTCTTATCTTGAAGCGTCGTCAAATCTCACAAAGCTACGTTTAA